A single region of the Aurantiacibacter sp. MUD11 genome encodes:
- a CDS encoding ribonuclease, translating into MAERPSDGWLVERGIGEERAIRSQDGEIVAARIHWPGNLTLGQVEDAVVVSLRSNGAWRNSGIVRFANGQEAHASRIPRETTEGMRVRQKVTREAIAERGRLKIARSTFTEEAVTPPPGLLQQLTSEGADAREVTAFPGEADWDELFIEAWTGEVPFSGGSLILSPTPAMTLIDVDLHDYPEALYHNGIPVLARTLARMNIGGNIGIDFPTLDKSDRKAIDDRLSKFLADWPHERTAMNGFGFVQIVARLEQPSMLQRLACHRVGAAARFLLRRAERLEGAGKIELAAHPAVIAKLTEEWLAELQRRTGREVSTRPDPTLAIEAPHAQLVPR; encoded by the coding sequence TTGGCTGAGCGCCCCTCCGACGGCTGGCTCGTCGAACGGGGCATCGGCGAGGAACGGGCGATCCGCTCGCAGGACGGCGAGATCGTTGCCGCACGCATCCATTGGCCGGGCAACCTGACGCTTGGCCAGGTAGAAGACGCGGTGGTCGTCAGCCTCCGATCGAACGGCGCCTGGCGCAACAGCGGTATCGTCCGCTTTGCCAACGGCCAGGAAGCCCACGCCAGCAGGATTCCGCGCGAGACCACCGAAGGCATGCGGGTGCGGCAAAAGGTGACGCGAGAGGCGATTGCCGAACGCGGACGGCTGAAAATCGCCAGATCCACGTTCACAGAGGAAGCGGTCACCCCACCGCCGGGCCTGCTGCAACAGCTTACATCCGAAGGCGCAGATGCCCGCGAAGTGACAGCCTTCCCTGGCGAGGCCGACTGGGACGAATTGTTCATCGAGGCCTGGACAGGCGAGGTGCCCTTCAGCGGCGGATCGCTGATCCTTTCCCCCACACCGGCGATGACGCTGATCGACGTGGACCTGCACGACTATCCCGAGGCGCTGTACCACAACGGTATTCCGGTCCTGGCGCGCACGCTGGCGCGGATGAACATCGGCGGCAATATCGGCATCGATTTCCCCACGCTCGACAAGTCGGACCGCAAGGCCATCGACGATCGTCTGTCGAAGTTCCTTGCAGACTGGCCGCATGAACGCACCGCCATGAACGGTTTCGGCTTCGTGCAGATCGTCGCGCGGCTGGAGCAGCCGAGCATGTTGCAGCGCCTTGCCTGTCACCGCGTCGGAGCTGCCGCCCGTTTCCTCTTGCGCCGTGCCGAAAGGCTGGAAGGTGCCGGCAAGATCGAACTGGCCGCGCACCCTGCCGTCATTGCCAAGCTGACGGAGGAGTGGCTGGCGGAACTCCAGCGACGTACCGGCCGCGAGGTGTCAACAAGGCCGGATCCGACCCTTGCGATCGAAGCACCGCACGCCCAGCTTGTGCCACGATGA
- a CDS encoding Maf family protein: MTSGTPKLILASASPRRRELLGRLGVEPDAVAPADIDESPLPRELPRAYAMRMAREKAQAVDGGGAHVLAGDTVVAAGRRILPKAEDEATARECLQLLSGRRHRVLSAIALAAPDGSIAERLSETQLKFKRLSAAEIEAYIASGEWHGKAGGYAIQGMAEALIPWIQGSHSGVVGLPLYETRALLKAAGFPIG, translated from the coding sequence GTGACCTCCGGTACACCCAAGCTCATCCTTGCATCGGCCAGCCCGCGCAGGCGCGAACTGCTGGGCCGCCTTGGCGTAGAGCCGGACGCGGTTGCCCCCGCCGACATCGACGAAAGCCCCCTGCCCCGCGAACTGCCGCGCGCCTATGCCATGCGCATGGCGCGGGAGAAGGCGCAGGCCGTGGATGGAGGCGGAGCGCATGTACTGGCGGGCGACACGGTCGTTGCCGCCGGGCGGCGCATCCTGCCCAAGGCCGAGGACGAAGCGACCGCACGCGAATGCCTGCAACTGCTCTCCGGCCGTCGCCACCGCGTCCTGTCCGCGATTGCGCTGGCCGCGCCTGACGGCTCCATCGCCGAGCGACTGAGCGAGACCCAGCTCAAGTTCAAGCGCCTCTCCGCCGCCGAGATCGAGGCCTACATCGCCAGCGGCGAATGGCACGGCAAGGCCGGCGGCTATGCCATCCAGGGCATGGCCGAAGCGCTGATCCCGTGGATCCAGGGCAGCCATTCCGGCGTGGTCGGCCTGCCGCTTTACGAGACACGCGCCTTGCTGAAGGCAGCGGGGTTCCCCATTGGCTGA
- a CDS encoding DNA gyrase inhibitor YacG has translation MSTKTAKPCPMCKKPRSEEFAPFCSSRCRDRDLAAWFNDGYAVPGPPASPDDIARED, from the coding sequence ATGAGCACCAAGACCGCCAAACCCTGCCCGATGTGCAAGAAGCCGCGCAGCGAGGAATTCGCGCCCTTCTGCTCCAGCCGTTGCCGCGATCGCGACCTGGCGGCGTGGTTCAACGATGGCTATGCCGTGCCCGGTCCGCCGGCCTCCCCCGACGATATCGCACGCGAAGACTGA
- the infA gene encoding translation initiation factor IF-1: protein MAKEELLEMRGKVVELLPNAMFRVELENGHEVLGHTAGRMRKNRIRVLVGDEVLCELTPYDLTKARITYRFMPGRSGPPGYNG from the coding sequence ATGGCTAAAGAAGAACTTCTCGAAATGCGCGGCAAGGTGGTGGAGCTGCTGCCCAATGCAATGTTCCGCGTCGAGCTCGAGAACGGCCACGAAGTGCTCGGTCACACCGCCGGTCGCATGCGCAAGAACCGCATCCGCGTGCTGGTGGGCGACGAAGTCCTGTGCGAACTGACGCCCTACGACCTGACGAAGGCGCGTATCACCTATCGCTTCATGCCAGGCCGCAGCGGCCCGCCGGGATACAACGGCTGA